GAGCTCAAACTTCAACCCATCCGGATCAAGGAAAGTCAGGTATTGCTCGCCAAATTTCTCTGCTACTTTATTGTAGGTAACGTTATGCTCTTCAAAACGCTTTATCCAAAAATCCAAGCTTCCTTCAGGTACTGCGTAACCGATCTCTGTAACTTGTCGCGATCCTCTCCGTCCACTTGAAATGCCCTGCCAAGGAAAAAAAGTTAATATCGTACCGGGTGTTCCAACTTCGTCACCAAAATAAAAATGATAGGTTTCCGGATCATCAAAATTTACCGTTTTTTTTACGAGCCTTAGCCCAAGAACACCTGTATAAAAATCATAATTTTTCTTGGCATCGCCAGCTATCGCAGTGATATGATGAATACCTTTTATTTTTTTTTCCATGATTTAATCCTTTCATTAATATGATACAAAAATCGGCATTCTTTTGTTCGTAAAACTTAACCTAGGTTAAGAAATAGGGCCGTTCAACAAAGAAGCGACCCAAAATTTGTGTCGCTTCAACCAATCAAAACCAGACAACCTACTACGTCTTTGCCTTTTCGTATAAAACTTCGCTATCCGCTTTCTCTCCCGAGCTCTCCAACACGATAACTTTTGGTTGCGAAGGTTTTTCTTCCAAATGAATAAGATATTCATTACCGTCGGTTTTGCTACGGTGTGCTTCTTCGGGCTCATACGTATTACCACTATCCGTCAAATCGTACACTTTTGCTATTCCTGTACCTGGGGCAATCTTGATTTTTAAAGCTCCTGATATGGGTACATTAAACACCACTAAATAGTATTTACCCGTTTTTCTACTTTTTGTGATGTACCCCCAATCCTGCTTTTCCAATCCCGCATATTCACAATCATAAATAGCTTCATGGTTCACTTTCATCCACTCGCCAATTTCTTTGGCCAATTTTGTTTCTTCTGGACGAATAGCCCCTTGGCCATCGGGACCAAAATTTAACACAAAGTTGCCATCGAGTGCTACCGCACGTGTCATCATTTCGATGAGCTCGGTGCTTGTTTTTACATGACCGCGCCAGTCCGAATGGTAACCCCATTGGTTCTCGGGCACTGTCATTACGCAGTCCCAATCATTACCATGTACTTCTTCTATCCTCGTTGGTAACTTACGCTCCCAACCCTGTTCGTAATCGCCTATTAAATCACCATTGCTATCAAAGTGACGTCTGCCATTTTCATCTGCACGGAAGCGGCTGCCAATGATCAAACCCGGACGCATAGCACGGAGCTCCGCTTCCAGACTATCGGTAAACTCCGCTTCTGCAATCCATGCTTTATCCCACGTGCCGTCAAACCACAAGCCCTTAGTGGTGGGATATGTAGTTAATAATTCTTTGAGCTGGTTGGCTGTAAAGTCCTTAAACGCTTCATAAGATTGTTTTTCATCCCCACTCTCCGGAACACCAGATCTGTACCCATTGTGGTTCCAATCAATAATGGAAAAATAGAGGTAAACATCGATGCCTACCGCATCATAAGCATCCACAAGTTCTTTTAATGCATCGTTTTTATAGGGCGTATTTGCAATGGTATAATCGGTATACTTACTCGGCCATATACAAAAGCCGTCGTGGTGTTTAGTAGTGATGATAACATACCGTGCGCCCATATCCTTTGCCTGTGCGGCCCAAGCTTTCGCATCAAAATGCTTTGGATCGAACTGCTTATAAAGGTTATCGTAGTCTTCATTGGGCATCTCATTCCAGGAACGGATCCACTCGGCAGCTCCAGGGTAGTACTTGCCGTTCCAATGCCCCCCGGGAATAGCGTAGAGCCCCCAATGGATAAATTGTCCTAATCCGTAATTGCGCCAAGTCTCCATCTGAGCATCGGTACGTTTTCCTAAGCGATGGGCACCGTGTTTTAAACTTACGGATGATCGTTGTGAACTCGCCCCAGGAAATTGAGCTATCGCTTCTTGCAACATGCCTAAGCAAAGGAATAGTATTAAGTAAGTTTGTTTTTTCATTTGTTTATGTAGTGAAGAAGCAAACACTTCTATTTTTCAGTTAGTCTTATTTAATTCAACTGCTGTTCCACCCTCTAGCTTCACGCCGGGGTATGGAAACTTTATATTATACAGAATTATACAGATCGCTTCATTACCTTCCGCTTTAGATGACGAAATAGCGCGTTAATTTTCTTCTGCATTTAAGTCTTTCTTATCCTTCTTAAAATATACCGGTTCCGGGATTTCGTTCGGATGAAAAGGGTTATAAAAGTAGACGTCATGCTGTCGATAAAGCTTGAGATGGCGTTTCAATCGCTCCTCAAATTGTGCATAGCTTTTGACAGCGTCAGCACTCCAAGCGGATTCGGCCAGTGCGGCTAATCTGGGAAATAGCAGATAATCTACACGCTGGTTGTTGGTCACCGTTTCCGTCCACAGGTTGGCCTGCAAACCCAATACTTGTTGTCGCTGTTTATCGTCTTTCACCCAGGTGTCGGCATCAAAATGATAGACATCCTGCAAAGGGCTGTATAAGCCTCCCCATTTCCGCCCGGCTTGATGGCTACTGTCCTGCACAAAGTCAAAGTAGAAGGGTAATCTCGGACAAAGAACAGTCTCGTAACCTTTCTTCAGCGACTGATAGAGCTGTTGTGGTTTATCGTGCCTCCACCAAAAAATAACGGTTTTGTCTTTAGGAAGATTAATATCGGCCATTTCATCCCAGACCAATAATTTTGCATGCATTTGATACACTGAATCCGCCATACGTTCCATGAAATAATTTTCAACCGCCTTCAGGTCTTTTAGCCGGTGATCATGCATCAACCGCTTCACACCTGCGTTTTGCAGCCAACTATCATTACCGAAACTGACTTCATCACCACCCAAATGCAACATATTGGAAGGGAACAACGCATTGGCTTCCCGCAGTATATTGGTTAAGTAGGTGTACGTTTCCGGGTTGCCGGGATCGAAAGTAAATTCCGGATACTGTTCACTCCCTCCCCCGCTATATGCCGGATAGGCACGATTAGCGGCCGTCGCATGTCCAGGCATATCAATTTCGGGAATAATTTCAATATTGCGCTTCGATGCGTAGTCAACGATCTCACTTATTTCTTGCTGCGTGTAAAATGCCGCTGGTTTAGTTTTGTCATGCTGATCCCCCACGCCGCCTACCAATGCCAGCCTAGGATATTTTTTAATCTCTAATCGCCAGGCAGGTTCATCCGTTAAATGCCAATGTAATTTGTTCAACTTATAAAAAGCCATCCAATCAATGATCGATAGTAATTTTTGCTTGCCGATAAAATAGCGTGATTCATCCAACATTAAGCCCCGCCATCCATATCGCGGTTCATCCTTTATTGTCCAACATGGCACAGGCAGAACGGCCTCGGCCATACTTTCGACCTGGCTAATGAGCTGTACTAAACTGGAAGCCCCATTAAATACACCCGCCGCACTGCCTCCGCTGATGATGATGCCATCTTGGGCAATATTCAATTCATAAGCCTCTTCTGCTAGCTGCTCATCAAGTTTCAAACGAATGGAAGATTGTTGATCCAAGCTAGATTTTGCCATCAAAGGAAAACCCTTTAAACGCAACAGTTCCTGTTGAAGATATCGGCCTACATTTTTAAGGTGTTCTTCATCAACAAACAAAGCCGTTTGCCTGTTGAGCTTAAACACATCCTCAGTGTACCCGGCATGCATTGGAGCGGGAATGAGCGGACATTGTTGTTGCGCATGGCACAGTGAAATCGTCAAAAGGACTAATCCGAATTTTATAAAAAGCTTCATCATATCATTAATTTGTCTCCACAAGTATAAGTTTTTTAGTTAACGAGCTCCCACTCCATTTCATCCTGTAAGACCTTCCCATCAGCCTCTCCTTTAGCCTGTATGGTATTTATCCCTTTCTGCAAAGCAACCCCCTCAAATACCCAGTGTTTATCATTTACCCCCTTTGTCCCGGAAACTTCCCTACCATTTACATTCAGCGACACATTATTCAAATTGGAAAACACCTGTACTTTAGTCTGTGCCCTTGTTCGTTTATTATCTCTACGATTGGCGATATAAATTATCGGTTCGGGGTTCCAGTTGGCTTTATACCAATAAAAGCTGTCTTTCTTTTGTTTCCTGTCAAAGCTAACCAAACCCTTTAAATTCCGGGCATTAACTCCTCCTCGGTTCCATATTCCGTTAACATTCCCTTATGGGAAGGGTATTTCTCTGCTAATCCACTGGCCCACTCTTCCAAGTCGCCAATCTTCCCCTCATACCATCCATAGTAACGGTTCATCCCTTGAACATCTGCCCCCAAGAGAAATATTCAACTGATTGGCTATCTCTTTATGGCTTAGATAATGTACTCAACACAAAAATTTCACGCATACGCTTGGGCAAAGCATCCATTCCACCGTCAAGTTGTTGCTGGGCCTGCTTTCCCCTGATGAGAAAGTCTGCCTGTTCCTGATACATATTCAAAAAGCCTTGTAAAGAATTCAAGTATGTTCTGGCATGTTCTTCTTTGCCCAACAGATCAAAAACACGGTTTCGAATGGCCGTATATAAATAAGCCGACAGGTTTTGAGGGGAAAAGTTGTTCTGCTGTACCTTAGACCACATTACCGAAAACACATCCTGCACAACATCCTTTGCTTTCTCTTTATCCCTTAACTTGCTGTATGCGTGCTGGTAAAGCAAACGGTTATAGCGCTTGAAGATTACTTCAAACGCATCATTGTCACCATTTATCAGTCTGCTTACCAAGGTGGCATCCGATAATTTAGTTAGTTCTTCCGCTACCATTCATTATTCATCTATGGATTTTTTATACCCAAAGTCCTATCTGTCGCTTAAAAACCCCCAACCTATATTGGTATCAGTTTAATTGGCGTTATTGGTTAACGATCAATGTCAGAAAAGAAATTCTATTATGACAAACCTTGGTTCAACGCAATCGATTGTTTATTTTACGAAAACGATGTAGTTGCTCAAAAAAAAAAGTGCCTTCTCTTTACATTACATCACATATGTCACCTCAATTTTCAACAAACAGCCTTATACGCTGATATATAGCTATTTAATATTTTTATTATTTAAATTAAAATTATATTTTTGGAAAACCATAAACTACGATCAGCAAAAAATGGAACAGGTAACACAACAGCAAGTAATTGCTTTTTTAAAGCAACGTCAAAGACAACTGTCAGAAGAACTAAGAAGTATTGAAATGACAATTAATTCCATCCTGGGCGGCCAGTCCGTAAGCTCCCCCAGTTACGGATCAGGGACTTTTGGACGGGAAGAAGATTTTCCAAGAAGAAAAAAAGTTATCAAAGCGCTTGTTCCTCAAGAAGAATTCAATCCGAATAGTAAGTTAGACCAAAAAATAAGTTATGCACTTACTCAAATAGGTAGCGGCTATAAAGACGATATTCTTGCCGTTTTAAATAAAGCTCAACCAGAGGCTGATCCATATAAAGTAGAAAAGGCCGTAGCGGTTAGACTCTCTTACTTATTAAAGAATGAATTTATAGATGGTGTAAAACACGGTAGAAGTTATAAATATAGCCTGAAATAATCAGGCTATATTTATCTTTTCTTTGCTTTTTTCTGCTTAATAGCTTCCCTATAATATAAGTCAAGTGTCTGTTTCAATGTTCGAACAATTCGTTCCCGGTCTTTCGCTGAATTTATGTTCAGCTCGCAAAAGGTTGTCCCTACTGTTTGAGAATGTAATATCAGGTAATAAATACCCGCAACATCAATGGCTATTTTAGCTCTTAGATCCAGACCTGTCTCCGCATACAATTTATCAGCATACTTAAAAATATGCCTTCCAAGCTCCTCTCGAAGACGTACCATATTACGCATGATCTTATCACCGCTGATCTCCAATAAGGTAATTTGCTGAAGCTCTTTACTGTTGAAAATCTCTTGAAACTGATTCACCAGCAGATTTTCCACAATATCTTTTGCATAGCTCTTATCCTGCTTAAGTTCGTTTTCAATAATATCGTCAGATACGCTTACATAGTAATCCTTTTCTCTAATATAGGTTTCAATCAAGGTATTTACATCACCAAAATACCTATAAATCAACTTTTTATCCAGGCCAGCCACAGCGGCAATCTTATTAACTCCCAAAGCCGTATAACCATGTGTTTGAAGAACCTTTCCAACAGCAGCTATCAGTTTTAGTTTTGTCCGTTCTTTGTTCCTTATAGGGCCCTGAGGTATTTTCCTTGTCATACTACTTATTCCTCTCCTGGTGAAATATTCTTTTTAATACAAATTCAAAAGCAAAATGTTCAGCGGCCAAACTTTCGTAAGTTATAGGTAAAACTCAACAAGAAGTACTGCCGTAAAATGTTGGACTGCTCATCTTCTATGTAGCGTTCCGTAACTTGACGACTCACCTGAACATTACTATTCAGCAAATCAAAGGCCGAAAGTGTTATCTCGGCTTCCTCTCTTTTAAAGAGTTTTTTGCCGATGGATGCATTCCACAAAAAGAAACGCTGGTCGAACCCCTCCGCCATTCCGGTATTGTAACGGTAATTTAAACTGGATGCGATACGAATACCTTTCCAAAAAATGTAAGTGACGTCATTACGAATGGTTTGATTATAATAATTATTATTTAATCGCTGATTATTACTATTATTAACCATGCTATAATTTCCATTATAGGTAACGCTAAAAATAATCTTCCTGCTGATTTTGCTATTAATTCCGATACGCTGGTTGATACCTTGATTGTAGGTATACGTTAACACGTTGTTTAACAGCCCCACATCACGACTGTGATGTAAATCCGTCCCCAGATTTAACGTAACCTTCAGCGCATCCAAAGGGATACCGAAAGAAATATTTCCTCGAAGGTTGTAATAACCGTTCACATTTTCAGGACGTGTAAATTGCGCTCCCTTTCCCAACAAGACGTTGTCGGCAACTAATGTATCGGCTGTTGCAATAAAGGTTGAGTTTACAATTCGGTTTTGTGTTAACGCCCCGGTTATACTCGCCGAAAAGTTTGCCCCAGAGACTCTGTTAACGCTATTGTAATGGAGATTAACCTGATGACGAAACTCCTGCTTCAAATCAGGATTCCCCCCCGTAATATTGAGTGGATTCTGATTGTTTATCACGTCCTGCAATTGCAGCACATTAGGCGGGTTTGTCCCCGTATTATAATTGAGTCTTAAACGTCTATCCTGTGAAAAGCGATAAGTAAAATTAGCATTGGGCAAATAGTTAGTAAAGCGGTGATGAGAACGAATAATTTCCGGAAAAATCCTATTATTGATCATATCTGCTTGCTGGTAATCCAAACCCACATCTACTAGAAAGCTTTCTTTAGAGAACTGATAATTCAGTCCCGTCCCATAAAAACGAAAATCATTCCGAAACTCATTTGATAACTCTTGGTTTAACAGTTCGTACTGGCCAGTCTCTTCTAAAAAATCATACATTTTTCTATCAGAGTAGCTGTTGTTCGTACGACCATTAACGTTGGCCATCATCCGGGAATGCGCTCCGAGGGGTTCTGTGTACGTTAAACGCCCATTCCATGATTGGCTATTCGAACGACTATCATTCAAATTATTAACGGTATCAGTACGATTTACGGAATCATCTTCATAGAAAACGTTATTGGAAAATGCATATGCTTCATTATTATTGCTGTTGCTATTACCTTGCAAATGCAGGGTAATCGAGCGCCCTTTATCATTTAACCTGAGGCCATAATCCAATGTCCCGCCAATAGTAAAAGCACTATTTTCCCCATTATTTTGCCGCGACGAATGGTTTATCAACTCCTGAGCATTCCCCAAAGTAGATGTTGTGTTAGTGTTATCAGTAACGGCACTGTTGAAATGTATATTCGGACTGAAGGTGAGCCGTTGCGTAGAATCTTTTTTGTACTCTAATCGTATATTAGCCACATGTCCCCGGTTCTTACGGTTGGTCTGTTGAGCGGAAACATTGAACTGGTTAGCATCTTCCCCTATTAAAACCTCTCTATTTGACGTACGCTGTAACTCGTTTTCAGAATTCTCGAAACTATAATTAACATTAAATTGCACATCCTCCCACCAAGTATTATTATAGTTTACCGCGATCCGATGTTGCGTTGCAATACCGCCACCTCCACCACCTCCCCGACCTCTTCCACCGGCTCCAATCAATTCGCTTGAAGAAAAATTTCCCTGATTGATGTTATTCGATACCATATTGGCACTTATCCTTCTATCGCCGCTGAACATATTTACAAATCCACCTGTATTATACCGTTCCTCACTTCCGCCCGCACCAGCCATCCTTCCAAAATACCCCTGTCTTTTATCCGGTTTGGTCACGATATTGATCACCTTACGCCTATTACCATCGTCAAAGCCTGTTAACTTCGATTGCTCACTTTTATCGTCAATAAGTTCTATTTTATCAATAACGTCGGCAGGCAGAGTTTTCAAGGCTACCGCTGGGTCCGAACTGAAGAACTCCTTTCCATCAACAATGATTCGCTGTACGTCTTCGCCCTGGGCCTTCACTTTACCGTCTGCATCAATTTCAACTCCAGGAATTTGCGAAACCAACGCATCTGCATCAGCATAAGGTTCTGTACTAAATGCACCAGCATCAAACACTGTTGTATCGCCTTTTATGATAACGGGTTGTGGTTTTACAACAATTTCCACGGAATCCAAAAGGGTAAAATCTGCCTGTAAGGGTATTAAGAGTTTCTGCGCTTGGCGATCGATGTTGACTAGCCTGTTAACCACTTTATATCCTAAAAAGCTCACTAGCAAACGGTAATTTCCTCGCTGTAATTGACTAAATGTAAACTCCCCTTCTTCACCCGTGCTTATTTGGCGCACAAGAGAATCACGAACGTTATAAAGACTAAGCCTGGCACCTACTAATCCAACGCTATCGATTTGATCAAGCACTTTACCCTTCAAATCGTGTTGCGCATAAACGGGTTTAAAAAAAAGACCTAAGCCAAAAATCAATAAGAAACATAAAAGTATCTGACGCATCAATAATAATTTAGGGGGCCTGTCGCTTATTTAAATGTAAACTGTTTGCTGTTTTAGTAAAAGGTAAGATATAAAATCTCTGATAAAGTTTAAAAAGCAACGGGTTTGTTACTTCATGGTGATATATTGATCTTGATCAATCAGTCGTATTTTATTACTTCGACTAAAGTAAAGGAGTTGACCAGAATGGCACGTTTTCCATCTTACAATACCGGATATTAAACGGCAACAAAGATTCCTTTCGATGAATGGATCCTAACCGATATGAATGAAAACTACTAAAAAAGGCCGTCCCTCAACGAAAGACGACCTTCACCAAACACATGATCTTTATTTTAGGTATTTCTACCTAATGATATAACCCATTAAAAACTATAATATTCTGTAAAAATACATATCAATAAAATAATAATTCAACAAAATTTACACATCAGAAAATAAAACCTACAAACACATAAAATACAGAATTATATACTATTTACATATCTTTGCCATGCGCTTTAAAGAAAATTTTTATGACTGACAAAATAGACAAAATGGATGCCCATATCCTGAATCTCCTCCAACGAGACGCTTCACTCAGTGTTAAAGAAATTGCAGCCTCTATTGGCCTAAGCATATCTCCAACTTTCGAAAGAATAAAGCGGTTAAAAAGAGAAGGCTATATCGAACGTACTGTTGTAATCGTAAACCGTGAAAAATTAGGGAGACATTTATTGGTAATGTGTACGGTAACCTTAAAGCAACAATCGCTGGAAACACTTAAAAACTTTGAAGAGGCGGTTTCTGTATTCAGTGAAGTGCTCGAGATACTCTGTATAGCAGGCAATCATGATTACCTACTAAAGATAGCGGTAAGAGATGTAGAAGACTATCATGTTTTTGTCATGAAAAACTTATCCACCATCCCTAACGTTGCCAATGTAAGCAGTAATTTTGTATTAAAGGAGATTAAAAAGGAAAAGCTTTTGGAGATAAAACTATAAGCACGTTAACTTATTCTTCAACCGGAGCAATGTAAGGCCATAATTTGAGAAACAATTTTTCAGCGTCCTTGTCTTTAAAATAGTCCTCAATAGCAAAACCTTCTAAGGCAACGCTATCATTTATCGGTGTCTCGTTATTGACAGTTTCCAATACATCCACCAAACGTTCACTTAAATTTGTGGTCGGGTTACCGTTTTTTTTAAGATCTGCAAAATCTTTATACGGCGCAAGGTTAACATTTGTAATCGACATGAATACTTTCGCCACATTATCAAGTTTTGGTCCCATGATATTTTCCATATCCACTTCTCCAGATTCCATGCATCTGCTGTCTATAGAGGATACCAGAATGGTCAACTCCAGAAAAACTTCCGGTTTACTTTCCCATTCCCGGTGATAAGACATCAATAAGCGAATTAAATCGATCTCTCTTAACATAATTACGTAGGTAAATTGGTTTAAAATTTTCAGCAACTAAATACTCTTATCTGCAAAAGACTTATATTCCAAACTTACTAATCTATGTTGAAGAAAACAAACCGAAACAATTCAGTGCAAATTATTTACACTCATTTACACGAATACGGCATGTAAAAAATTTATTTAAAATTGTTATAAACTAATCAAGTGCTGCGGCGACGAAATTCCCAAAGTAAACCATTGCGTCCGACTTATAACTGAAGGGGGCGCTGATATAGAAATATTTTACCGCATCTTTTTTAAACATACGGGTGTCCAAGAGTTTAGCCTTATTCACATAGAGACGCATATGCTCTCCTTCCACCATTATAGCTACATGCAGGGTGCCATTAGAAAAATTATTTAAGGGGAAGTCAACAGGGTTATAAATCTTGGTATCGCTGCTGGAGTTGGTGACCTCTTTATTATGAAAATGCAAAGAGCTGTGCGTGATCGCATTATCGTTATGAGCGTCCATTATATATGAACGATTAGAATTGTCACGGGCAAAACCAAACCCCATTCCCCCTATATCCCGCGCCTCTTCACTTCGGGTGATTAGATCAAATTCAATAGTAAAGTTCTCCGGAAGATGGACTAAACTATCTATTCTGTAAGTCGTACGAGGTGCCAATGCCAGCCATTGCCCTGAAACATCCGGCAGCTGAACAACACTTCCTCCCCCGCTTGATTTCCAGTACTTAGCCATACGCCCGTTGAGATCACCCGAAAAATTATCCTCAAAAATCACCTGGCTCCCGGGCGCAAAAGAATAATTTTCTTCCGAATGAGGTAATATGTCTGCATTTCCGGTCTGGTCAGTCCCGTTAACCTCAGGGCTATCGTTTCTATTGATCACCTGATCCACCTTCTTTTCTACTTTATCCTCGAGTTTCTTCTGAACTTTTTTCCAGATCTGCGCTTCGCTTCGCTGCTCTTGAAGGAAAAAAGAAAACACAATGCCTATTATAATCTTTCCTTTCATCTGTTGATTTTTTATTCTTAATTGTCAAATGGAGCCTTGATTAAACCCAGAATCCTTTAATAAATCGATAAATGTTTATCAAATTTAAATAGGGTAAGGCAATGGAAAGGTGTATTGTATTAACTATTTAGTATTCACCCGATTCTTTTTTGAATTCGTCGCATTTTCGCTACAAATTAGTTAAGTAATCCATAACGAACGACCGCTTATTTAGCGATACCGGCACAAGCAATCCACCCTCAAGCAATAACAGGTTGTTCTTTTTCTTGAAACTTTTAATATAACATGCCTGCACTAAATACGATTGATGAATACGCATAAAACCCGAAGCACTGAGCTGCTGATCATAGGTTTTCAGTGACTGGGAAACTAAGATACTTTTCCCGCCCTGTAAATGAAATTTTGAATAACTATTATCTGCCTCCACAGCTAGAATATCCTGTATACTTACAACGCTAATTTCCTCCACTGTTTTCAGCACTATTTTTTTATCGATGGTATTGTGCACCTGAAAATTATGAAAAAAAGTTTCCAACTGTATCTTGTAGTTCTGGTCTTTTATAATCTTCATAGCTTTACTCACGGCATTAATGAGGTCATTCGGCATAATAGGCTTCAAGAGAAAATCCAAAGCACTGAATTTGAAAGCTTCAACCGCATAAGTAGCGTAAGCAGTGGTAAAAATAACACTGAATTTTTGTTGCTCTTGTATATATAATTCCCGTAACCAGTCAAATGAAGTCCCATCGGGAAGATTGATGTCTAAAACCAATAACGTCGGGAGATGAGTTTTATATATTCTTCTGGCTTCATCAATGTTCGTGCATACAAAAAGTGTCATATTCGGAAAAAATTCTGTTAATATGCTTTTCACCATTGCACCGGAGGCATAGTCATCTTCCAGTAATAAGCAAGAAATTGACGGTAAGGAGGTCATACTGTTTGTTCTTTAAGCGCTAATAAAAAAATGCACACAGGTGCCCGTAAAATTATCATTTTCAAGATCGGAAAACACTTTTAACTCGATTTTCCATTTACCTATTTTGTTTAACTCGGCTATCCGCTTATTTAATATTTCCATGCTCATTGATTTATGGAGGTTTTTTTGTTTTTCCTGCTCAGCGGGGAATCCCTTACCATTATCCTTTATCAGGATTTCCAGCGTTTCATTGCTACGTTCAAATATAAGCTCAATAAGCCCATTTGGATGCCCTTTTACGCCATGTTCTACAGCATTCTCTACAAATGGCTGTAAAAGCATAGTGGGTACCAGCATATCTTCGCTTTCTATGCGTTCATCCACTTTTATGGTGTATGAAAAAGCAGGTGTACAATTCAGCTGCTGCAAGCGTAAGTAGTTATCTAAAATTTCAATCTCTTCATCAAGCGGTATCATCTCGGTCTCCGAATTTTCCAATACCAGACGAATTAAGCGGCTAAAATTATTCAGGTACTCCATCGATTGCTGCTGATCATTCTTATAAATAAAATGCTGTACACTTTGAAGAGCATTAAAAATAAAGTGTGGATTCAGTTGCAACAAAAGGAAGCGATGTTTCATTTGTGATTTCTCCAACGCTTCCTTTACTTTAAAGTGTTTCCAGCTAAAAAACAGTAAAGCCATTATCAATAGCAGGATTACGCCTATCGCCAGGATAAGGTACGCTTGCTGCCTCAGCTGTTTTTTCTGCGAGGTATTCTCCGCAGCTAACGTTTCAATTTGACGTTGTCTTTCGCTTGATTCATGTATCGTATTTAACTCGGCCACCTTCTCCTCAAAGTTCAAAACCGACAGCGAGTCTTTCACCCGATCATAAGCTTCTATATATTCCCAGGTCCTTTGGTAGTTTCCCAATCGTTTATGC
This Olivibacter sp. SDN3 DNA region includes the following protein-coding sequences:
- a CDS encoding alpha-L-fucosidase, whose translation is MKKQTYLILFLCLGMLQEAIAQFPGASSQRSSVSLKHGAHRLGKRTDAQMETWRNYGLGQFIHWGLYAIPGGHWNGKYYPGAAEWIRSWNEMPNEDYDNLYKQFDPKHFDAKAWAAQAKDMGARYVIITTKHHDGFCIWPSKYTDYTIANTPYKNDALKELVDAYDAVGIDVYLYFSIIDWNHNGYRSGVPESGDEKQSYEAFKDFTANQLKELLTTYPTTKGLWFDGTWDKAWIAEAEFTDSLEAELRAMRPGLIIGSRFRADENGRRHFDSNGDLIGDYEQGWERKLPTRIEEVHGNDWDCVMTVPENQWGYHSDWRGHVKTSTELIEMMTRAVALDGNFVLNFGPDGQGAIRPEETKLAKEIGEWMKVNHEAIYDCEYAGLEKQDWGYITKSRKTGKYYLVVFNVPISGALKIKIAPGTGIAKVYDLTDSGNTYEPEEAHRSKTDGNEYLIHLEEKPSQPKVIVLESSGEKADSEVLYEKAKT
- a CDS encoding beta-N-acetylhexosaminidase; the encoded protein is MMKLFIKFGLVLLTISLCHAQQQCPLIPAPMHAGYTEDVFKLNRQTALFVDEEHLKNVGRYLQQELLRLKGFPLMAKSSLDQQSSIRLKLDEQLAEEAYELNIAQDGIIISGGSAAGVFNGASSLVQLISQVESMAEAVLPVPCWTIKDEPRYGWRGLMLDESRYFIGKQKLLSIIDWMAFYKLNKLHWHLTDEPAWRLEIKKYPRLALVGGVGDQHDKTKPAAFYTQQEISEIVDYASKRNIEIIPEIDMPGHATAANRAYPAYSGGGSEQYPEFTFDPGNPETYTYLTNILREANALFPSNMLHLGGDEVSFGNDSWLQNAGVKRLMHDHRLKDLKAVENYFMERMADSVYQMHAKLLVWDEMADINLPKDKTVIFWWRHDKPQQLYQSLKKGYETVLCPRLPFYFDFVQDSSHQAGRKWGGLYSPLQDVYHFDADTWVKDDKQRQQVLGLQANLWTETVTNNQRVDYLLFPRLAALAESAWSADAVKSYAQFEERLKRHLKLYRQHDVYFYNPFHPNEIPEPVYFKKDKKDLNAEEN
- a CDS encoding RNA polymerase sigma factor — encoded protein: MVAEELTKLSDATLVSRLINGDNDAFEVIFKRYNRLLYQHAYSKLRDKEKAKDVVQDVFSVMWSKVQQNNFSPQNLSAYLYTAIRNRVFDLLGKEEHARTYLNSLQGFLNMYQEQADFLIRGKQAQQQLDGGMDALPKRMREIFVLSTLSKP
- a CDS encoding soluble adenylyl cyclase-like protein, giving the protein MEQVTQQQVIAFLKQRQRQLSEELRSIEMTINSILGGQSVSSPSYGSGTFGREEDFPRRKKVIKALVPQEEFNPNSKLDQKISYALTQIGSGYKDDILAVLNKAQPEADPYKVEKAVAVRLSYLLKNEFIDGVKHGRSYKYSLK
- a CDS encoding TetR/AcrR family transcriptional regulator, translated to MTRKIPQGPIRNKERTKLKLIAAVGKVLQTHGYTALGVNKIAAVAGLDKKLIYRYFGDVNTLIETYIREKDYYVSVSDDIIENELKQDKSYAKDIVENLLVNQFQEIFNSKELQQITLLEISGDKIMRNMVRLREELGRHIFKYADKLYAETGLDLRAKIAIDVAGIYYLILHSQTVGTTFCELNINSAKDRERIVRTLKQTLDLYYREAIKQKKAKKR
- a CDS encoding TonB-dependent receptor encodes the protein MRQILLCFLLIFGLGLFFKPVYAQHDLKGKVLDQIDSVGLVGARLSLYNVRDSLVRQISTGEEGEFTFSQLQRGNYRLLVSFLGYKVVNRLVNIDRQAQKLLIPLQADFTLLDSVEIVVKPQPVIIKGDTTVFDAGAFSTEPYADADALVSQIPGVEIDADGKVKAQGEDVQRIIVDGKEFFSSDPAVALKTLPADVIDKIELIDDKSEQSKLTGFDDGNRRKVINIVTKPDKRQGYFGRMAGAGGSEERYNTGGFVNMFSGDRRISANMVSNNINQGNFSSSELIGAGGRGRGGGGGGGIATQHRIAVNYNNTWWEDVQFNVNYSFENSENELQRTSNREVLIGEDANQFNVSAQQTNRKNRGHVANIRLEYKKDSTQRLTFSPNIHFNSAVTDNTNTTSTLGNAQELINHSSRQNNGENSAFTIGGTLDYGLRLNDKGRSITLHLQGNSNSNNNEAYAFSNNVFYEDDSVNRTDTVNNLNDSRSNSQSWNGRLTYTEPLGAHSRMMANVNGRTNNSYSDRKMYDFLEETGQYELLNQELSNEFRNDFRFYGTGLNYQFSKESFLVDVGLDYQQADMINNRIFPEIIRSHHRFTNYLPNANFTYRFSQDRRLRLNYNTGTNPPNVLQLQDVINNQNPLNITGGNPDLKQEFRHQVNLHYNSVNRVSGANFSASITGALTQNRIVNSTFIATADTLVADNVLLGKGAQFTRPENVNGYYNLRGNISFGIPLDALKVTLNLGTDLHHSRDVGLLNNVLTYTYNQGINQRIGINSKISRKIIFSVTYNGNYSMVNNSNNQRLNNNYYNQTIRNDVTYIFWKGIRIASSLNYRYNTGMAEGFDQRFFLWNASIGKKLFKREEAEITLSAFDLLNSNVQVSRQVTERYIEDEQSNILRQYFLLSFTYNLRKFGR